The following proteins are co-located in the Pyxicephalus adspersus chromosome Z, UCB_Pads_2.0, whole genome shotgun sequence genome:
- the LOC140344369 gene encoding putative defense protein 3 → MMPGHVGINPQPKPAPYIIKTNASFFQKGRPIQVQILGAAYRGILLETRTFAQTTLFGKWLQPPNDTKILACPQNPVGAVTHANTNLKDETTTYVWMPPDSGSPTVLYFIATVAEAYDKYWLGIQSGILYKRSVEASGANEISYIPAIFTVMCFQFSKFLLS, encoded by the exons ATGATGCCGGGGCATGTTGGAATCAATCCTCAACCTAAGCCTGCTCCATACATCATCAAGACAAATGCAAGTTTCTTTCAGAAGGGAAGACCTATACAAG TGCAGATTCTTGGTGCAGCCTACAGAGGGATTCTGCTGGAGACTCGGACATTTGCACAGACCACTCTGTTTGGAAAATGGTTGCAACCTCCGAATGACACCAAAATATTAGCA TGCCCACAAAATCCTGTTGGGGCAGTTACACATGCCAACACTAACCTGAAGGATGAAACTACAACCTACGTGTGGATGCCACCAGACTCTGGATCCCCTACTGTTTTATACTTCAT AGCAACAGTGGCTGAAGCTTATGATAAATATTGGCTTGGAATCCAATCTGGAATTTTATACAAGC GTTCCGTAGAAGCAAGTGGTGCAAATGAAATCTCCTATATACCTGCCATTTTTACTGTCATGTGTTTTCAATTTTCAAAGTTTCTGCTGTCCTAA